The sequence tttttttttttttttttgttaaatttgaaaatgtaacttaaacactaaagaattaaaggaagttGCTTTCAACTGATATGCAGTCACTGTCAACATTGTGTAACTTTAGTGTTGTggtagaaaaaaatgtttgactAGTTGTACCATAAACAAAACTATACAGGATACTAAAAGTGAAGTTTCAACTACTGTAGTTGATAGCTGATTTGACTGAGACAAAATCAACTGTAACTAAAAAACTTTGTGTGTGAACTACTTTTAGCTTCTGCACCTATTACTTGTGAGCTGCTGAATAAACAAGTTAAAGTGAGCCCAGACATGGCTATCTTCATCACCATGAATCCTGGTTATGCGGCTAGATCAAATCTTCCAGACAACTTGAAGAAGCTGTTCTGGAGCTTGGCGATGACAAAGCCAGACCGCCAGCTGATTGCCCAGGTCATGTTGTACTCCCAGGGTTTCTGTACTGCTGAAGTGCTAGCCAATAAAATTGTCCCATTCTTCAAGTAAGTAATAGTCACTTAAACAAGTGTGGCCCAAACCATTAAAAGATCACTTGTGTACTTAAATCTGGAACTTAAAATGGCTCTGTAGCTAGCTTTGAAACTACCATAGCAAGAACATAGAACAGTAAGCATGCTTGACACTTCACTATTGAACATTAGTTTTGTGATCTTAGTATGTCTAAAACTGACTCTGGTATCTTTTATCCTTAGACTCTCTGATGAGCAGCTCTCCTCTCAAAGTCATTATGACTTTGGCTTAAGAGCTTTGAAGAGTGTACTGATTAGTGCAGGAAATGTGAAGAGGGAGAGGATTCAGAAGATAAAGCGGGAGAAGAGAGAGCATGGTGAAGTTGTTGATGAAGAGGAAATTGCTGAGAACCTACCTGAACAAGAGGTAAAAcatatacagattttttttatattcattcaCAGCAAAGGGGTGATTACAGTACATATTCATGTATATGAGCATTTACAGTAAAGCACCTGCTGTATCTAGCATAAACAATCTATTTAAGTTCACAAGTGTCGTATTTACTTGAAGTCATGGTACTTTAGGCTACAGGAGTGGCAGTTTAAGCAGTGCTTGAGTTGTTGGAAGTGTCTTTCTTACAAGAAAACAGAGGCATCTGATGGTTTGTGGTCATTACAAACTTTCACCGCTCCTGTAAAACAAGTGGTATCCTGACTATATTCCAAGTGGAGTAGACATTCTGAATGAACTCCTGCAGTTCACATCACTTTCAAATAAATGTTATGTAGGCAAGTACAGTTGTCACTCCTCAACTAAGGCAATTGTATTAGGTGATAGCTTAAGTATTCCCTGTATAGGATCACTTTAAGTTCATAATGCACTGATCACCACAAAGCAGCCTCACAAGGAGCTGAAGGAGAGACCTGCTGTCTTCAAAAGATAGGATCTAGTCTAGAATGAGTGGAATACCCATAGCTTCTGGTACCTCTTTGTTGTGTCCAGGACGAGAAGCATTTCCATTTAGCTAGATAACATTTCCTAGTCGAATCCTTTCTGCTATTGCAGAAGATGTCTCACATGGCTGAAGAGCATGCACATTCTAGGTATGATGCCCACCCAAATACCACGCCCTGAGGTGAAGTGGTTGTGGATTGGGGTGTTTGATGCTGCGATTGCATTGGGTCAGGAGCTCGGGGAACTAGAACTGTCAGGGCCAGAAAGGGGTGATCAGGATGACGTCACCCCTTTCTGCTGGAACTTGTGTAGCACTTGTGGCAGAagtggcagcggagggaaggcACAGTTGAACTGGTCTGACCAGGAAAGGAGAGCATCACCCTGGAAGTGGCAGCCTACATCTGGAGCAACACGTGATGCACTTGTTGTTGGCCTGGGAAGCGAACAGATCTCTTGTTGGGGTTCTCCATCATGTGAAAATGTCATGCAGCACCGTGTCGTTAAGTTTCCACTTGTGGTCAATCGTAAAATGTCTGGTGAGGGAATCTGAGAGTGCATTTTGTGTCCCTGGAAGGTAGGCTGCAGATAGAGTCATCTGATTgctgatgcaccagttccagagatTGACTGCTTCTGCACACAGGGAGGCAGATCTCGCTCCCTTGCTTGCTGGTGTAAAAGACCATCCTAGCGTTGTCTGACATTATCAGGATGTGGTGAAAGCGAGCGAATGGAAGAAAGGATTCGCACACCTTCCTTACTGCCCATAATTCCAGGACACTGATGTGCATTCTATATTCTCAAGATGTCCAGGCTCCTTGTGCTGTGTGGTTGCCCATATAGGCTCCCCAACCTTGCAGGGAAACATCCATAATGATTGTCTTGACCAGTGAAGAGGGGAGaaagagaccccccccacacatatGTGATGAAGATTTGTGCATCACAGAAGGGAGGACAGTATCTTGGCAGGAACTGTCAGTGTGAGATTCATGGAATGACAGCTTGGGGAGTGAACTGAATGTAGTCATACTCAAAGATGGAGTCTTGGAAATGGAGTGACATATGTGCACAAAGCCATGTGGCCAAGTAAGGACAGACATGTTTTGACGGTTACCAAAGTGTTGCTTGCAATGTGACCTATGATATTGTTCATGGTCTGAAAACTGTGAGCAAGTTCACCCCTGTGGTGATAGAGTTCAAGGTTGCCCCAAAGAAATCCAAAGATTACATGGGAGTAAAACCAGATTTTTGTAACGTTTACACTGACTCCCCATTGAGGAAAAGAGGTGGAGCATCATAGATGTCAACGTATAGGCTTTTTGGCGAGATTTGGTGGTGAGGAGCCAGTCGTCTAAGTATGGGAAAGTGAGGAGGCCATGACATCTGATGTGAGCTTCTACCACTGAAAATACCTTGGTGTAAATACTATTAGGGCGGTAGCTATTCTGAAGGATAGTACTGGAAATGGTCAGAGCCCACCATAAATCTGAGAAATTGTCTGTGGGCAGGAGCCATGACCACATGCCATTTTTTCTAAAAATGGAATTATTGCTGCCTACATGACTGTGAAATTTGAGTTTGTGAATGAAGTGGGGTTGAGGTGGTGGAGGTAAAGGATCGGTTTCCACCCAGCCTTTTTCTTGGATATGAGGAAGCAGGTCAAGTAAAAACCTGTAACCTGATACTGTGGAGGAACACACTATTGCTCTTTGCTGCAATAAGTTCACCTCCTGAGCGAGAATATTGTCATGAGACTGGTCCCCaaagggggttggggagggcagttttggatGAGGTAGCATTGCAAACTCAATCATATAGCCAGTGTGGATGATGATCAGCACCCATGTGTCCATCGTTATCACGCTCCAGATGTTGAAGAAGAGTGCTAGGCGATCCCTGTTCTACTGGAGTCAGGAGGTGCTGGGCTCAGTGAATCACGGCTCCCAAGCTCACATCAAAAATATTACTGGTTGGGGGCTGGGATTGGGATGTTGAGGCCAGTGTGGAAGGAACATG is a genomic window of Malaclemys terrapin pileata isolate rMalTer1 chromosome 4, rMalTer1.hap1, whole genome shotgun sequence containing:
- the LOC128836159 gene encoding cytoplasmic dynein 1 heavy chain 1-like, whose translation is MGAWGCFDEFNRLEERMLSAVSQQVQCIQEALREHCNPNYDKTSAPITCELLNKQVKVSPDMAIFITMNPGYAARSNLPDNLKKLFWSLAMTKPDRQLIAQVMLYSQGFCTAEVLANKIVPFFKLSDEQLSSQSHYDFGLRALKSVLISAGNVKRERIQKIKREKREHGEVVDEEEIAENLPEQEDEKHFHLAR